A part of Saimiri boliviensis isolate mSaiBol1 chromosome 11, mSaiBol1.pri, whole genome shotgun sequence genomic DNA contains:
- the MIIP gene encoding LOW QUALITY PROTEIN: migration and invasion-inhibitory protein (The sequence of the model RefSeq protein was modified relative to this genomic sequence to represent the inferred CDS: deleted 1 base in 1 codon): protein MVEAEDSTQLRLLNLELLRQLWAGQDAVRQSVAKAASESSPESSSSYNSEAPSTPESSSTSSDTSYSRGSCPVWPPPDACQGDPCEVASLRVASLPPAKCQHQEPQGRPRPHSAPSLSTSSLRHPEPSVELGDPGPQEAQALKSILSQQSKLSKPRVTFSEESAVPERSWRLRPYLGYDWIAGSLDTRTSILSQPEDFFSKLQEFRETNKEECICSHPEPQFLGLHESSGSCSSVEEDHECVYCYRVNRRLFPVPVDPGTPCRLCRIPRDQRGSGTLVQPAQVRVSIPMSILDPPHRYLIHRRKSFDASDTLALPRHCLLGWDILPPKSEKSSAPKSLDLWSSVSTEAQHQKLSGTSPFRPVLPMQVPPPTPIWSVLQVSQPHIPWQKP from the exons ATGGTAGAGGCCGAGGACTCGACACAGCTGCGACTGCTCAACCTGGAGCTCCTGAGGCAGCTGTGGGCGGGGCAGGATGCTGTACGGCAGTCAGTGGCCAAGGCAGCCTCAGAG TCAAGCCCAGAATCCAGCAGCAGCTACAACTCAGAGGCTCCATCGACCCCAGAGTCATCCTCAACTTCCTCGGACACCTCCTACTCACGGGGCTCATGCCCTGTGTGGCCCCCACCAGATGCCTGCCAAGGGGACCCCTGCGAAGTGGCCAGCTTGAGGGTGGCCTCTCTCCCACCTGCCAAGTGCCAGCATCAGGAGCCCCAGGGCCGACCGAGACCCCACTCAGCACCCTCGCTGAGCACCTCAAGCCTGAGGCACCCAGAGCCCTCAGTGGAGCTGGGTGATCCGGGACCCCAGGAGGCACAGGCCCTAAAGTCCATCCTGAGTCAACAGAGCAAGCTGTCCAAG cccaggGTGACCTTCTCTGAGGAGTCTGCAGTGCCTGAGAGGAGCTGGCGCCTCCGGCCGTACCTGGGCTATGACTGGATTGCAG GGTCTCTGGACACCCGCACTTCCATCTTAAGCCAGCCTGAGGACTTCTTCTCGAAGCTGCAGGAGTTTCGGGAAACCAACAAGGAGGAGTGTATCTGCAGCCACCCTGA ACCCCAGTTCCTAGGCCTGCATGAGAGCAGCGGCAGCTGCAGCAGTGTGGAGGAAGACCATGAAT GTGTGTACTGTTACCGTGTCAACCGGCGCCTGTTCCCGGTGCCTGTGGATCCTGGCACCCCCTGCCGCCTCTGCAGGATACCTCGGGACCAGCGGGGCTCTGGGACCCTGGTGCAGCCGGCACAGGTCAG GGTAAGCATCCCCATGTCGATCCTGGACCCCCCGCACCGGTATCTCATCCACCGACGGAAGAGCTTTGACGCCTCAGACACGCTGGCTCTGCCCCGG CACTGCCTGCTGGGCTGGGACATTCTCCCTCCGAAGTCCGAGAAAAGCTCAGCCCCCAAGAGCCTGGACCTCTGGTCGTCTGTCTCCACTGAGGCCCAGCACCAGAAGCTGTCAGGCACCAGCCCTTTTCGCCCG GTCTTGCCAATGCAGGTGCCGCCCCCA ACCCCGATCTGGTCAGTGCTCCAGGTCTCTCAGCCCCACATCCCGTGGCAGAAGCCCTAA